The sequence TTTTTGGGATCAATTATTTTCACTACATCTAAGCCCTTGTAAGATTGATCCACTATTGTTAGCAGTACAGTATGGTGAAAAGGCCACCTCAACAAAGCATCAAAAGATCCACGATACAGTGTCATGTACAATCCTAAACCATAGTCTGTTTGGGATGATACACTGTACAATGTAGGAAGATGAGAGTTTAGTGTTAGGCTTGCTTTCATAGCATAACCCTGATTGCTAGTATAAAATAAAGGGCTCTCTAATTTTGTGAGTTCTTTtgattttagtaaaattatttggTCTAGAATTCCTTCCACAAGCCAAGAGTATTCTGCAACAACAGCATTTTGGACGAAGGATGTAGATGCTATATTTTTTGTAAGCTCTTTCAAAAACACTGTTATTTTGACTCGAAGTGtgtcatttttaatatattttcgcGAACTTAAAGTGCTGTGGCTTATCATTTTACCTTCTCCACAACTCCACTCTGCTAGATCCTGTGTTGGTTTCATGAAGGCCGTCTCAGGACATCCACTTGATGTTGTAGAAGGATATGTAGTTCGAGTAATATCCATATGGCGACCATCATTGGTTTTATCCACCACAGTTAGCTGATAAGTATACTTAAATGGCCACTCTAATTCTTCGTCATAAATTCCTTTCACCAAAACTGCGTAAAATCCCAAGAATCCTGGTGTTTTCTGAGGATAAAGACGAAGCATCATCCTGTAGCCATTATTAGTTATGTAAAATTTTTCGCTATCAATAAACTGTGATTTATCCTCTGTATCtaacattatttcattaatttttttcacgACCCACTCATATTCTGCGACAAGGTTGCCATTTTTCTCAGAGATAGTAGCGACCCTTGGCGGTGCTATTTCCTCCAGAAATATAATCACTTTTACCAACAGAGCGCCGTACCTTATGTACTTGCGTGAGTACAGAGTGTCGTAGTTGACAGTATGAGATGAACCGCATCCATCGTTTCTCCCTACAGGTCTCCAGAAGGAACCAACACAGGCCTCATTGGTTATGTAAGGGTTTTTTGCATCTACGGAAACAACTATGTCTTCGCTTACTCCAGAAGGCTGTTGATCTACCACTACTAGCTCATACTTTTTGGAAAAAGGCCAATCCAATAATGAATCGTACTCACCTTCAAGGATGGTTAGATATAAGCCAATATAACCTTCAGTTTCATTTTGTACCTTTAACTGGAGTTGCATTAAATAGCCTTGATCTGTCGTATAAAAACGTTCACTAAGGAGATTTGTCAAACGTCCTGATCTTCCCAGTTGGAATTTACGCTCAATATTTGGTATTTTCCATGTGTATTCAGCTACTAGGTTCGAGTCTTTAACTGATACTGAAGCAAAGTTGGGAATTTGGTCAAGAATTCCGGTAAACTTCATAATAATATTTCCATTTTTCCTGAAGTTTCTTGTTTGCAATAATTGGAAGCTTATCAGCCGCCGAAAACCACATGGCTCGTTAGGTTGATATTGTGGTTTGGTGAAGGCGCTTAATGGACACATTCCTGACGTGGGATCGACAATACCTTTCCTATCAATTGTAAGGAACCCAGAGGACTGATCTACAATAGAAAGTTCATAAGTGTAGGCAAAAGGCCAATCTAAGCTGTCATCAAAATCTCCGGGAAC comes from Tachypleus tridentatus isolate NWPU-2018 chromosome 12, ASM421037v1, whole genome shotgun sequence and encodes:
- the LOC143233200 gene encoding uncharacterized protein LOC143233200, translating into MPRLQPDKKEMQSRIFTLIYIFLLTQLTRVSLSTDTFQHLNTAEKEHFAYLKESSNGTLVAEYEWRVTDISILLLASASVQGYTIPGPEFYTGQPGYKVRLSLTTSRINPSDGLPYLGVWFTLVKGKFDDVMEWPFQYKFNLTLVDQSFSQAPKHVDISISPMTAICRLLKQFLRPKHKKIDGHGCGKAHFVPHYKLLNHSNYVVSDSILLRVTIFLEDRGAIPKPAKAFMRGHQLVSEFMWEIENIDQKIQEAKEGISISLTSDLFYVNSESYLMVLQLTINPVDQYLGLFATLVPGDFDDSLDWPFAYTYELSIVDQSSGFLTIDRKGIVDPTSGMCPLSAFTKPQYQPNEPCGFRRLISFQLLQTRNFRKNGNIIMKFTGILDQIPNFASVSVKDSNLVAEYTWKIPNIERKFQLGRSGRLTNLLSERFYTTDQGYLMQLQLKVQNETEGYIGLYLTILEGEYDSLLDWPFSKKYELVVVDQQPSGVSEDIVVSVDAKNPYITNEACVGSFWRPVGRNDGCGSSHTVNYDTLYSRKYIRYGALLVKVIIFLEEIAPPRVATISEKNGNLVAEYEWVVKKINEIMLDTEDKSQFIDSEKFYITNNGYRMMLRLYPQKTPGFLGFYAVLVKGIYDEELEWPFKYTYQLTVVDKTNDGRHMDITRTTYPSTTSSGCPETAFMKPTQDLAEWSCGEGKMISHSTLSSRKYIKNDTLRVKITVFLKELTKNIASTSFVQNAVVAEYSWLVEGILDQIILLKSKELTKLESPLFYTSNQGYAMKASLTLNSHLPTLYSVSSQTDYGLGLYMTLYRGSFDALLRWPFHHTVLLTIVDQSYKGLDVVKIIDPKNTKCPLQAFQRPSEIHNDHSCGFEEVMPLKNVENFIKDDSLLIKASILVGQIYP